One Mesotoga sp. Brook.08.105.5.1 genomic region harbors:
- the istB gene encoding IS21-like element helper ATPase IstB — translation MKEQIAYCCKKLRLGRKIVDVFEEVEADNNQEYLMKILRIALDNRETSRKNRLVKQAGFYALKTFEDFSFEEIRLPQDLSPEELKKASFVDEKKNLILYGNVGTGKTHLAQAIGLEACKQNKVVRFFRTAALVNRLSEAQKKSELNAFMKTLMKADLIICDEWGYVPLDRDGSKLLFQVVSECYEQRSVIITTNLEFSKWVHIFYDEQMTAAMIDRLVHHSHLLLFEGQSFRIRNSLMKTH, via the coding sequence ATGAAAGAGCAGATTGCGTACTGCTGCAAGAAGCTACGCCTTGGAAGGAAGATAGTGGATGTATTTGAAGAGGTAGAAGCGGACAACAACCAGGAATACCTTATGAAGATACTACGGATTGCTCTGGATAACCGTGAGACCTCAAGGAAGAACCGCCTGGTAAAACAGGCGGGCTTCTATGCACTGAAGACATTCGAAGACTTCTCGTTCGAAGAGATACGACTACCTCAAGATTTAAGTCCAGAAGAACTGAAGAAAGCATCTTTCGTAGACGAGAAGAAGAATTTGATTCTGTATGGAAATGTTGGTACTGGAAAAACTCACCTTGCTCAGGCAATCGGTTTAGAAGCGTGCAAACAGAACAAGGTGGTTCGTTTCTTCAGAACGGCTGCGCTGGTAAATCGCCTTTCAGAAGCACAGAAGAAGTCAGAACTAAACGCCTTCATGAAAACGCTAATGAAGGCCGATCTTATTATCTGTGATGAGTGGGGCTATGTGCCTCTTGATCGTGATGGATCGAAGTTGTTGTTTCAAGTTGTCTCAGAATGCTATGAACAAAGGAGTGTGATAATCACAACGAATCTGGAGTTCAGTAAGTGGGTCCATATCTTCTACGATGAACAGATGACCGCGGCAATGATTGATCGTCTTGTTCACCACAGTCATTTGTTGTTGTTCGAAGGTCAGAGTTTTAGAATTAGAAATTCTCTAATGAAAACTCATTAA